The genomic segment CTGATTccttttatcattattagaATTACTTTTTTGTTCAACCAAATTATTTTGATGTAAATTAGGATTGGAtatattgttcttttttttaacaaacaTTTGAATATGTACAGTGGTATtgtatgatgaaaataaaaatgtttcacgtaaattattttttataaagaatatttcCTTTACCTTTTCATCATATTCAAGACATTTGTTTAATTtgacattataaatatattttattttatttattttcatactGTCTAAatcaaatttattataaggaGAAAAGTGAACAtttggatttttttttttctttatgttttgttcattttttttatctcttTCTTTTTCCCTTATtgcaaaaatatttttcttgtataaattaattagGTCATTATTGTTTTCATTTCGATTTCTCTTTTTGGATATATTTGTTACTTCtttttgaatattatattcaacATGAACAGTTTCAATTTCGCTGTTTTTTTTAaggtttttcttttttatatttttaattttttttttattttttacctGAACAGAGCAGGTAATAATTTCATGAAGATTTCTTTTGTTTAAAAGTATATTATCAGGTTTTAAATCATGGTAAgccacatttttttttagtagagaaattaatgttttatatatttgtaaaaacaaatatttgAGAAAATTTTGAGAATATAATTGTATTTGCACagaattatttttgttatttttttctaatattttacatttttttttgttttttttatatatagaataaattccgattttttttttaaaatacatGGACtgatatttaatatattgcaagaatatacatatgatttttttttcattatcccaaaatattttttcaataagaataatatttttatttttcaagtaaattaaaaagaagatTTCATTTagaattttatgaaaataattggTCATAAATACTTGATCATTTATGTAATATGGACAATTGTTTTTTAAACAGGggattaaataaaaaagtttcatacaatattttttgttgttaaaaacatttttacaATAATAAATGTTACCAAATTGTGTGTTATGTATACATTTGATTATAAGAAATTCGTTTATAAAATAGGaggtacatttttttttaattttatataagttttttataatattatgtccactattattaaatagaactttatttttattatattgttgtAATAGGAGGCTGTAAATAACGTTGTACTTTATGtcgtaatatatttttaagttattattaatttttaatatatctaaaAGAAACTTTTCATTAAAatcattaattaattttgtGTTTATTTTAATTGATTCTTTTGGACATTTTtctatttcatatttataatatgttgTACAATTTGAAAGAATGCCTGATtgaatatattcttttattttctcgTGCAATAAATTTACAAATGTATCttgtatatcttttttatcaaattgattattaaaaaaataatccaTATCTTTTAAGTTGTATAATTAAAAGggaacgaaaaaaaaaaaaaataaaataaaataaaaaaaaaaaaaaaaaataagggaGGGAGGGTGGCTAAATTACAACACACGACggaatattatatgtgtgaataaatatataaatgtattatacatatatgaaaCAATGacgtataaaaaaataaaagaaatacagTCAATCGAATAATTTtattgaagaaaataaatgacatatatgaatatatatatatatatatatatatatatatatatatatatatatatatatatatatatgtatgtatatatatatgtatgtatatatatatgtatgtatattttttatgctttttatataattatgaggAAACAATTTGATAttgtacataaataaataaaaacataaaataaagtaaaaataagaaaattatacaaataagaatattttacaataataaaacaatatattaatttcgGGAAGTGCATTATGTTTATAGAATAAAATGGTGGAAGAATAATAAAGTAGAAATTTCGCGTTCCATcttttatgattatataagaaaaaaaggatttttcattaaatatgttcagaaaataaaaaaaataaaaaaggaaagtaaaatataccataatattatatatttgatgtatataattattgtagtaaatatatatataataataaggaacatataaatatatatatatatatattatatatatatatatatatatatatatatatataattatataatataatacataatatttattatatattataataataagggCATTTTACATTTTAGTATATTTGcctataagaatatatttatgctgctattttgttaattataaatgtacatattatatatatatatatatatatatataatattatatattaaataaatatatattgaaatatatacttaATGAATATACGCacaagaattatatatatattattttatatatatattattttatatatatattattttatatatatttatattataattatattatattatatatatgtttatattatatattatgtatatttttcaatttaaaaggaagtaaaataaataaaataattaatttgaaaaaaataagagaatacattttaatatattttaagtaAAATTTACGCACAGTATTATAAGATCATAATattcaattatataatatttaaagaaaccttttttttttttttttcgttttcttttttttttccttttttttttctttctttatttattttttattatatattttttttttcataatgaaaatattattataacttttTTCAAAGTAGAGCATATTATGAAAATTGcaattttatacataaaggatttattaaatgtataaatgtacttctaaatatgtatttatatatttttttaatttttaattaactTTTTGCTCTCTTTTTTTAACTTTGATTAGTTAATTCTTTTACATTTTGTATAGGAAAAATTGTGATATAAAATTTCCATGAGAAATATAcctaaaattttaatattacacAAAACATAAaagtacataataataaagttaaaaaaaaaaaaaagaaattacgAAGAAATAAAGCGAAAACGCAAAAGCAAAAGGAAACGCAAACAAAACCAAACTTAAACagtgaaaaataaaaataaatatttgtatatatatatatatatatatatatatatatatatatatatattatataaatataatataaattttttgttgtaatatttattttaatatttatataacaattcaaagataaaagaaaaaaaaaatgtatcgaaatttatatgatacaGACAATATAATTTACTCTCCAGAAGGTAAAAAAGGa from the Plasmodium falciparum 3D7 genome assembly, chromosome: 14 genome contains:
- a CDS encoding protein kinase, putative; the protein is MDYFFNNQFDKKDIQDTFVNLLHEKIKEYIQSGILSNCTTYYKYEIEKCPKESIKINTKLINDFNEKFLLDILKINNNLKIYYDIKYNVIYSLLLQQYNKNKVLFNNSGHNIIKNLYKIKKKCTSYFINEFLIIKCIHNTQFGNIYYCKNVFNNKKYCMKLFYLIPCLKNNCPYYINDQVFMTNYFHKILNEIFFLIYLKNKNIILIEKIFWDNEKKIICIFLQYIKYQSMYFKKKIGIYSIYKKNKKKCKILEKNNKNNSVQIQLYSQNFLKYLFLQIYKTLISLLKKNVAYHDLKPDNILLNKRNLHEIITCSVQVKNKKKIKNIKKKNLKKNSEIETVHVEYNIQKEVTNISKKRNRNENNNDLINLYKKNIFAIREKERDKKNEQNIKKKKNPNVHFSPYNKFDLDSMKINKIKYIYNVKLNKCLEYDEKVKEIFFIKNNLRETFLFSSYNTTVHIQMFVKKKNNISNPNLHQNNLVEQKSNSNNDKRNQVAHMYNIQSEYISTHNMNNNYQINKIRNMSIFKCTPKKYISFLKFYWIYFNKEDLKKQNVDSFLIYLDLYFINKYFNKKFNSNNILGLKPYEKQPIKNKIEHDINKKLHKNDTVKNNAINNNNNDDNDDDRFNENNDFFKLIDFDTCSFISQNCNHPGTYIFSPYEALFNVTNKDIDYYKKLSYNFGSVLYTFVYGKPPYYGKDIFEIFQNMQKKLTFPKYRKIDKDLKNLLRKLLKKNQDERMQFKKIKRHKWFLNNN